Part of the Cellulomonas taurus genome, GACGCCGGGACCTGCCGCGCGGCCTCCCGCGGGTCACCGCCGGAGCTCAGCACCACGCGGGCGTCGCCGTCGGCGCCCTCCGGCAGCAGGGTCGGGTCGGGCTGCAACAGGTTGGCTCCGCTCATCCCACCAGTCTGACACCGGCGTGCGGACTGGACGAGCGCTGATTAGGCTCACTGCGCGCGTGGATCGGACCCCTGCCCCTGACCCGCCCCGCGCCGGAGGATCGATGATCGAGATCGCCACCTCGGCCGCCACCACCACGATCGCCATCAGCGGCGATCTGGACCTGGCCGAGCGGGACCAGTTCCCGGAGATCACCGCGCGCGTGGTCGGCCTGCGCCGACAACTGCTGGTGATCGACATGTGCGGGGTCACGTTCATGGACTCCACCGGGGCCGCGTTCCTGATCTCGCTCGCCGACTCCTCGCGCAAGCGCGGCGGGGCGACCGTGCTGCGGGGCGCCGACCCGCGCGACCTCTTCGTGCTGGAGGTCTGCGGCGCCCTGGAGTTGTTCCGGCTGGACAACGACCACGAGTGTCCCGAGCGGGACGACGAACACGCGGCGGCCTCGGAGGCCGGCACCACCGTCTGAGGCCCCCGGTCCGACCCGACGGTCACCGCGCGGCGAGCGGCTCCACCTCGGGACGCACCCGCGCCCACACGACCTTCCCGGCACGGGACGGCCGCCACCCCCAGTCGGCCAGCCGTTCCACGATCCGCATCCCGAAGCCGCCGATCCGGCCCGGATGGCCCTCGGTGGCGACCGGCGGCACCGGATTGGAGTCCTCGACCTCGATCCGCAGGCCCTCACCGGTGTCGTGCAGCCGCAGCGTGACCCGGCCCCAGCCGTGCAGCACCGCGTTCGCCACCAGCTCCGAGACCACCAGCTCCGCGTTGGCCGGATCGCCGAGCTCCCAGGCCGCACAGGTGCGGACCACCGCGTGCCGGGCACGGGCGATCGACGCCGCCTCGCTCGGCAGCTGCCAGCGCCGACTGCGCACGTTCCCGGCAACCCCGCTGCCGTCGGAGAGGTCCGGCACCCGGACCACCACCACCGCGACGTCGTCCTCCGGGCCGTCCGCCAGCCGGGACAACAGCTCCTCGCCGATCCCGGCCGCGTCCACCGCCGTCGCTCCGCCCGCCACCTGCTGCAGCGCGGTCAGCCCGTCCCGCAGCGAGCGGGCACGACGCTCGATCAGACCGTCGGTGTAGAAGATCAGCACATCGCCCGGTTCCAGATCGACCTCGGCCGTCCGGCGTGGGCCGTTCCCGAACCCGACCAGCGCGCCGCCGGCGCCGTCCAGGGTGGTCACGCTCCCGGCGCGCACCAGCAGCGCGGGCAGGTGCCCGGCCCGGGAGTACGCCAGGCGCCACGACGGACATCCCGACTCCGACCGGGTGCGGGTCAGGGTGGTGAGCACCAGACCCGCCGAGCGCGGGATCCGCATCCCGGCGACCAGGGTGTCCACCCGTTCCAGCACCCGACCGGGCTCGGCGACCTCAAAGGCGTAGGCCCGGACGATCGACCGCAGCTGACCCATCGCCGCAGCGGCCTCCACGTCGTGCCCGACCACGTCGCCGATCACCACGCCGACCACGTCCGGCTCGATCTGCACCACGTCGTACCAGTCGCCGCCGACCTGGGCGTAGACCACATTCGGCGCGTAGTACGACCACACGTCCAGCCCGTCGACCTCGGCCTGCTCGGGCAGCATCGCGCGCTGCAGGGTCTCGGCCACCCGGTGTTCGCGGGCGTACAGCCGCACGTTCTCCACCGCCAGGCCCACCCGGCGCGCGGTCAGCGTCAGCACGGTCCGGGTGTCTGGATCGCCGATGCCCTCCACCGGTCGCAGCACCACCACCATCACGCCGAGCACCCGGTGTCGGCCGGGGACCGGCAGCACCAGGACCTGCTCGGCGCCCTCCGCCACCGTCCCGGCCATCCGGGTCCGCAGATCCGCCGCCAGCCACCCGGAGGCCGTACCCGGCTCGGTCGCCTCCAACTCCAGCACCACCGGTTCGCGCGGTTCGTCCAGCAGCCGCTGCACCGGGTCGAGGCTCCCGCCGTCGAACCGGCGCGGGTGACCGCTGGACGGGCCGGGCGCCACCGCTCGGCGCGCGGGGCGGTCCTGTGCCACCCCGTCCGCGTGGTGCAGACCGGAGTCGTCCAGGTAGAACGCCGCCCACCGCACCACGCTCGCACCGAGCAGCTCCG contains:
- a CDS encoding SpoIIE family protein phosphatase is translated as MSTPTVEAILDGTSRLAGLPVLVAAAEPPVWPVVFANPAFTELTGLTLADFADATGPVAEAIGDSSALDEIRAAMTAGQSSSMLLRLPSADGGRLWARAVITPVSDTPGVISHWLAVMVDVSAEVERDAVLSAEVEGARRESAALGLVARVSDLIMDLEDPGGLRDIAELLGASVVRWAAFYLDDSGLHHADGVAQDRPARRAVAPGPSSGHPRRFDGGSLDPVQRLLDEPREPVVLELEATEPGTASGWLAADLRTRMAGTVAEGAEQVLVLPVPGRHRVLGVMVVVLRPVEGIGDPDTRTVLTLTARRVGLAVENVRLYAREHRVAETLQRAMLPEQAEVDGLDVWSYYAPNVVYAQVGGDWYDVVQIEPDVVGVVIGDVVGHDVEAAAAMGQLRSIVRAYAFEVAEPGRVLERVDTLVAGMRIPRSAGLVLTTLTRTRSESGCPSWRLAYSRAGHLPALLVRAGSVTTLDGAGGALVGFGNGPRRTAEVDLEPGDVLIFYTDGLIERRARSLRDGLTALQQVAGGATAVDAAGIGEELLSRLADGPEDDVAVVVVRVPDLSDGSGVAGNVRSRRWQLPSEAASIARARHAVVRTCAAWELGDPANAELVVSELVANAVLHGWGRVTLRLHDTGEGLRIEVEDSNPVPPVATEGHPGRIGGFGMRIVERLADWGWRPSRAGKVVWARVRPEVEPLAAR
- a CDS encoding STAS domain-containing protein, with protein sequence MIEIATSAATTTIAISGDLDLAERDQFPEITARVVGLRRQLLVIDMCGVTFMDSTGAAFLISLADSSRKRGGATVLRGADPRDLFVLEVCGALELFRLDNDHECPERDDEHAAASEAGTTV